One window of Salvelinus fontinalis isolate EN_2023a chromosome 19, ASM2944872v1, whole genome shotgun sequence genomic DNA carries:
- the LOC129816889 gene encoding uncharacterized protein LOC129816889 isoform X3, which yields MIFSFTDKGHDEQKACTVEQKSLSGKEKHLNEEKKSLSDNEEMPLCAADNPHRRGNPHRESTLYKGNHLHKQENPSQNEENPSENEENPSCDVVKTLCDMERALCDIKNCAEESSSSDNENSSGDEVEGQRLDSNVQSGSDPLPSKAESSCDNNVSEQSLQKTSQAKKPCRKKCVPRKGTRSNLRSSTKMTVSTCSTTNDGKRKWDKKYFCLYCNEPHHKIARHLERMHAEEAAVAHAISFPKLSKIRSLLLDQLRNKGNYLHNLEVLQSGDGEIVTKKRPSYNGVSVRDYLPCQHCLAFFNKIDLWKHEGSCKARKGQDEKRGGKRVRVQAASSRLLPLPVYSTGGCEEIIHNMNQDDIQCHIKNDPLICKYGNALSAKHGHAKSQFTYISSKMRELARFVLTVNEMDCGVQYLHEVCVPSKFKLAVHAARKMSGHDPTSDRYKTPSLALKIGYSLKRATEIAFGESRMTEDREAEEQAKRFIELLENNWNNCFSGLSLSDVPQCDEVDVTSLTEDLIKLQKFLKVAEDTAKRELLESPTNAVWKKLNETLLAEIALFNRKRTGEVAKMLLETYTNRKKSPASADIFNSLSRLEQELGDDKLTRVEIEGKNGRTMPVLLTARMISSLEILIANRDKVGVSKDNPYVFARSPDAASYVRGSDCLRKFARACNAKNPESLIHATVRKEVAIHCQILNLNESELDQVAKLLGHDTQVHKEYYRLSENAGHLAEISKLLLAMDQVPVVIPGPSEERIVSPTYGTYPTGTDSARIYPSGTYPTGSSYPTGTYSAKSYTVGSQPSRSYHAGTYPSKSYPSGSHSPRSYSAGTDSARAYPAGINPASSYPTVTHPAETYRVGSYASGTYLAETHDARSCTEKTQLANACPASPYDLSSPARSFSSGMNPVRTYPAVTQLSTSYPAATYAAQTLPAQTFPARTVITPTLHVQTLPAQTLPTQTLPAQTLPTQTLPVGAVPAGAVLLGTGSVGTGKLGTVWKQRPWSGAAKVAVNRQMGHFISMMEVPGKRDCEVCLHNEPALRDRTWRDIKNYVHNTVKSIKRKNGLTRLDPTKQTKRGLAKKEKETIEAMSAKDWVGGTMTVPEHCQEEGLEAGPVATPRKPKIWSNEAQAAVRRQLGDFTKLMKIPGKKECDACIAAEPALQGRTWKDVKNYVHNTLKTMCRRHSSGKQNMDHEKPSPYTQNPGVHQKSGVSLGLPEEPPVYLSL from the exons ATGATCTTCTCATTTACAGACAAAGGACATGATGAGCAAAAG GCATGCACTGTTGAACAGAAGAGTTTAAGTGGCAAAGAGAAGCATTTAAATGAGGAAAAGAAGAGTTTAAGTGATAATGAAGAGATGCCTTTATGTGCAGCAGATAATCCTCACCGCAGAGGAAATCCTCACCGTGAGAGTACTCTATACAAAGGGAATCATTTACACAAGCAAGAGAATCCTTCACAAAATGAAGAGAATCCTTCAGAAAATGAAGAGAATCCTTCATGTGATGTGGTGAAGACTTTATGTGACATGGAGAGAGCTTTATGTGACATAAAGAATTGTGCTGAAGAGAGCAGTTCAAGTGACAACGAGAACAGTTCAGGTGATGAGGTAGAAGGACAAAGACTGGATTCAAACGTCCAAAGTGGGTCAGATCCTCTTCCATCTAAAGCAGAAAGCTCCTGCGATAATAATGTATCTGAGCAGTCCCTTCAAAAAACCTCACAAGCTAAAAAACCTTGCCGCAAAAAATGTGTGCCACGGAAAGGTACACGGTCAAACTTACGTTCTAGCACAAAAATGACAGTCAGCACATGTAGTACAACAAATGATGGTAAAAGAAAATGGGACAAAAAGTACTTCTGCCTGTATTGCAATGAACCACACCACAAAATTGCAAGACATTTAGAAAGGATGCACGCAGAAGAAGCAGCTGTTGCTCATGCTATCAGCTTCCCCAAACTCTCCAAAATCAGGTCTCTCTTGCTTGACCAACTCCGTAACAAAGGCAACTATCTACACAACTTGGAAGTTCTTCAAAGTGGAGATGGAGAAATTGTCACAAAGAAAAGACCCTCTTACAATGGTGTTTCTGTGCGTGACTACCTGCCCTGCCAACACTGCTTAGCTTTTTTCAACAAAATAGATTTATGGAAGCATGAGGGCTCATGTAAAGCCAGAAAAGGACAAGATGAAAagaggggaggaaaaagagtgcGGGTCCAGGCTGCGTCCTCTCGACTTCTTCCATTGCCTGTCTATTCTACTGGAGGATGTGAAGAAATAATACACAATATGAATCAAGATGACATTCAATGCCACATCAAAAATGATCCCCTGATATGTAAATATGGCAATGCACTATCTGCAAAGCATGGCCATGCCAAGTCACAGTTTACATACATTAGTTCAAAAATGAGGGAATTGGCTAGATTTGTACTTACTGTAAATGAGATGGACTGTGGTGTCCAATATCTGCATGAAGTATGTGTACCATCCAAATTCAAATTGGCCGTTCATGCTGCCAGGAAAATGAGTGGTCATGACCCTACCTCTGACAGGTACAAGACCCCATCTCTTGCTTTAAAGATTGGCTATTCCTTGAAAAGAGCTACTGAAATAGCTTTTGGGGAGAGTCGTATGACAGAGGACCGTGAGGCAGAGGAACAAGCCAAAAGGTTCATTGAGCTGCTTGAAAACAATTGGAATAACTGTTTTTCCGGTCTGTCCCTGAGTGATGTCCCTCAGTGTGATGAAGTTGATGTGACTTCACTAACTGAGGATTTGATTAAACTTCAGAAGTTTCTCAAGGTTGCAGAGGACACAGCAAAGAGAGAATTGCTCGAGAGCCCCACCAACGCTGTCTGGAAAAAGCTCAATGAAACTCTTCTTGCCGAAATAGCTCTCTTCAACAGAAAAAGGACAGGAGAGGTTGCGAAAATGCTGTTGGAAACATACACAAACAGAAAGAAATCTCCAGCTAGTGCAGACATTTTCAATAGCCTCTCGAGGCTGGAGCAGGAGCTTGGTGACGACAAACTAACCAGGGTGGAAATTGAAGGCAAAAATGGTAGAACAATGCCGGTCCTACTAACGGCGAGGATGATCTCATCTCTTGAGATCCTAATTGCAAACAGAGACAAAGTTGGTGTGTCAAAGGACAACCCATATGTCTTCGCACGGAGCCCAGATGCAGCAAGCTACGTCAGAGGGTCTGACTGTCTGAGGAAATTTGCACGTGCGTGTAATGCAAAGAATCCTGAAAGTCTGATCCATGCGACAGTGAGGAAAGAGGTTGCTATCCATTGCCAAATACTAAACTTGAATGAAAGTGAATTGGATCAGGTGGCAAAGTTATTGGGACATGACACCCAGGTCCACAAAGAGTACTACAGGCTCTCTGAAAACGCAGGACATCTAGCAGAAATCAGCAAATTGCTGCTTGCAATGGATCAGGTTCCAGTGGTAATTCCAGGGCCATCTGAGGAAAGGATTGTTTCACCTACATATG GGACATATCCAACAGGGACAGATTCTGCAAGGATATATCCTTCTGGCACATATCCCACTGGGTCATCATATCCTACAGGGACATATTCAGCGAAGTCATATACTGTAGGGTCACAGCCTTCAAGGTCATATCATGCTGGGACATATCCTTCAAAGTCTTATCCTTCAGGATCACATTCTCCGAGGTCATATTCTGCGGGGACAGATTCTGCGAGGGCATATCCTGCCGGGATAAATCCCGCTAGTTCATATCCTACTGTGACACATCCTGCAGAGACCTATCGAGTAGGTTCATATGCTTCAGGGACATACCTAGCAGAGACGCATGATGCAAGGTCATGTACTGAAAAAACACAACTTGCAAATGCATGTCCTGCAAGTCCTTATGACCTCTCATCTCCTGCTAGATCATTTTCTTCAGGGATGAATCCTGTGAGGACATATCCTGCGGTGACACAACTTTCGACGTCATATCCTGCTGCAACATATGCTGCGCAGACACTTCCAGCTCAAACATTTCCAGCACGTACAGTTATTACACCAACACTTCATGTGCAGACACTTCCTGCCCAGACTCTTCCAACACAGACACTTCCTGCCCAGACTCTTCCAACACAGACACTTCCTGTCGGGGCAGTGCCTGCGGGTGCAGTTCTTTTGGGGACAGGTTCTGTGGGGACGGGTAAGTTGGGCACAGTGTGGAAACAGAGGCCGTGGAGTGGTGCGGCTAAGGTTGCGGTGAACCGTCAGATGGGACACTTTATCTCAATGATGGAGGTTCCAGGTAAACGGGACTGTGAAGTTTGCCTGCACAATGAACCAGCTCTAAGAGACAGGACATGGAGGGACATCAAAAACTATGTGCACAACACAGTAAAATCTATAAAACGGAAGAATGGCCTTACAAGATTGGACCctacaaaacagacaaagagaggattggcaaagaaagaaaaagaaacaaTAGAGGCTATGAGTGCTAAGGACTGGGTTGGTGGAACAATGACAGTACCTGAACACTGTCAAGAGGAGGGTCTAGAGGCAGGTCCTGTGGCAACACCAAGGAAACCAAAGATATGGAGTAATGAGGCTCAGGCTGCGGTCAGGCGGCAGCTAGGAGACTTCACTAAACTGATGAAGATTCCAGGTAAAAAGGAATGTGATGCATGTATTGCAGCTGAACCAGCTCTACAAGGCAGGACATGGAAAGATGTAAAAAACTATGTGCATAACACATTAAAGACTATGTGCAGGAGGCATAGTTCAGGCAAACAAAACATGGACCATGAAAAACCAAGTCCATATACTCAGAATCCAGGGGTGCATCAGAAATCAGGGGTGTCGTTGGGACTTCCAGAAGAGCCTCCTGTTTATCTGTCCTTGTGA
- the LOC129816889 gene encoding uncharacterized protein LOC129816889 isoform X1 encodes MAEKPEAGDSEDEVEDVYEVERIIDMRTEEGEVLYRVRWKNYSSDDDTWEPEAHLEDCREVLLFYKRALAEAKVKKDQDAKKGMKLPMKSDVFDADSDSDSDKDKPTDLPVKKKKKKKPQEEEALPPKEKRKKKKDKRNEDFRPRPAPESDEEELSPPPTPGRNTKMSDSKKRFVESDDEEEAPVPSKKHRKDKAKEGGKHRKKDNMEEGKKKKTKKDQRGDLESTEDEATAPLEEELSEGPSESQTDDTTPTEKSRTDDKPKNKKGKSELKLQGIKDFLQDRKGKKPETTSPTLSTSGLAKLKSLASFKSQSRDEPTPTSDSSDTPAHVHKKAKGKSQEATSAPLKIPSSSSGAGASTSKAREEESKEEVGGDKETATSTNLFEKFLLNCEAKDRVPRKQMVHQPTPAENTKPPKLIGKVEKRTKPTKESPARKPEPDKTKHKDAFRPSQSPAAVETSDKAEAEEEPAQKSKFGGEERREEAQRLERRTQDNDRRRRRREDSEPRLFIACDDNQDALESADKSDKGQASLNLGMDLNLDWMTLEDFQKHLNGEDEILSAPPLSPSELRDAVKSGDYMSVKLALNSKEDYNLDQEACTVEQKSLSGKEKHLNEEKKSLSDNEEMPLCAADNPHRRGNPHRESTLYKGNHLHKQENPSQNEENPSENEENPSCDVVKTLCDMERALCDIKNCAEESSSSDNENSSGDEVEGQRLDSNVQSGSDPLPSKAESSCDNNVSEQSLQKTSQAKKPCRKKCVPRKGTRSNLRSSTKMTVSTCSTTNDGKRKWDKKYFCLYCNEPHHKIARHLERMHAEEAAVAHAISFPKLSKIRSLLLDQLRNKGNYLHNLEVLQSGDGEIVTKKRPSYNGVSVRDYLPCQHCLAFFNKIDLWKHEGSCKARKGQDEKRGGKRVRVQAASSRLLPLPVYSTGGCEEIIHNMNQDDIQCHIKNDPLICKYGNALSAKHGHAKSQFTYISSKMRELARFVLTVNEMDCGVQYLHEVCVPSKFKLAVHAARKMSGHDPTSDRYKTPSLALKIGYSLKRATEIAFGESRMTEDREAEEQAKRFIELLENNWNNCFSGLSLSDVPQCDEVDVTSLTEDLIKLQKFLKVAEDTAKRELLESPTNAVWKKLNETLLAEIALFNRKRTGEVAKMLLETYTNRKKSPASADIFNSLSRLEQELGDDKLTRVEIEGKNGRTMPVLLTARMISSLEILIANRDKVGVSKDNPYVFARSPDAASYVRGSDCLRKFARACNAKNPESLIHATVRKEVAIHCQILNLNESELDQVAKLLGHDTQVHKEYYRLSENAGHLAEISKLLLAMDQVPVVIPGPSEERIVSPTYGTYPTGTDSARIYPSGTYPTGSSYPTGTYSAKSYTVGSQPSRSYHAGTYPSKSYPSGSHSPRSYSAGTDSARAYPAGINPASSYPTVTHPAETYRVGSYASGTYLAETHDARSCTEKTQLANACPASPYDLSSPARSFSSGMNPVRTYPAVTQLSTSYPAATYAAQTLPAQTFPARTVITPTLHVQTLPAQTLPTQTLPAQTLPTQTLPVGAVPAGAVLLGTGSVGTGKLGTVWKQRPWSGAAKVAVNRQMGHFISMMEVPGKRDCEVCLHNEPALRDRTWRDIKNYVHNTVKSIKRKNGLTRLDPTKQTKRGLAKKEKETIEAMSAKDWVGGTMTVPEHCQEEGLEAGPVATPRKPKIWSNEAQAAVRRQLGDFTKLMKIPGKKECDACIAAEPALQGRTWKDVKNYVHNTLKTMCRRHSSGKQNMDHEKPSPYTQNPGVHQKSGVSLGLPEEPPVYLSL; translated from the exons GGGGAGGTCCTGTACCGCGTTCGCTGGAAGAACTACTCATCTGACGATGACACCTGGGAGCCTGAGGCCCACCTGGAGGATTGCAGGGAGGTGCTGCTGTTCTACAAGAGGGCTCTGGCAGAGGCTAAGGTCAAGAAAGACCAAGATGCTAAGAAGGGCATG AAGCTGCCCATGAAGAGTGACGTGTTCGATGCCGACTCTGACAGCGACAGTGATAAAGACAAGCCCACAGACCTGCCTgtcaagaaaaagaaaaagaagaagcCCCAGGAAGAAGAGGCACTTCCCCCGAAGGAGAAGAGGAAAAAGAAGAAAGACAAGCGCAATGAGGACTTCAGGCCTCGTCCGGCACCAGAATCTGATGAAGAGGAGCTTTCCCCCCCCCCGACCCCGGGCCGCAATACCAAGATGTCCGACTCCAAGAAGAGATTTGTTGAATCTGATGATGAGGAAGAAGCCCCCGTGCCCTCCAAGAAGCACAGGAAGGACAAGGCCAAGGAGGGAGGGAAGCATAGGAAAAAAGATAACATGGAGGAAGGGAAGAAGAAAAAGACAAAGAAGGATCAAAGGGGTGATCTGGAGTCCACTGAAGATGAGGCCACCGCCCCCCTGGAAGAGGAGCTTAGCGAGGGGCCATCTGAGTCCCAGACGGATGATACCACACCAACTGAAAAGTCTCGCACTGATGACAAGCCCAAGAATAAGAAGGGTAAGTCAGAACTGAAGCTGCAGGGCATCAAGGACTTCCTTCAGGACAGGAAAGGCAAGAAGCCGGAAACTACTTCGCCCACGCTCTCCACAAGCGGCCTTGCAAAACTCAAGAGCCTCGCCTCCTTCAAGAGCCAGAGCCGGGATGAGCCCACACCAACCTCTGACTCCAGCGACACCCCAGCCCACGTCCACAAGAAGGCCAAGGGCAAGAGCCAGGAGGCCACCTCTGCACCACTGAAaatcccctcatcctcctctggtGCAGGGGCCAGCACCAGCAAGGCCCGAGAGGAGGAGTCTAAAGAGGAAGTGGGCGGGGATAAGGAAACAGCCACCTCCACTAACCTGTTTGAGAAGTTCCTGCTGAACTGTGAGGCCAAGGACCGCGTTCCCCGCAAACAGATGGTCCACCAGCCCACCCCTGCAGAGAACACTAAACCACCGAAG CTCATAGGGAAAGTTGAGAAAAGGACCAAGCCGACAAAGGAGTCACCTGCTCGGAAGCCAGAGCCAGACAAGACCAAACATAAAGACG CATTTCGGCCCAGTCAGAGCCCCGCTGCTGTGGAGACTAGTGACAAGGCAGAGGCAGAGGAGGAACCCGCCCAGAAGTCAAAGTTTGGCGGAGAGGAACGGAGGGAGGAGGCTCAACGATTGGAGAGGAGGACCCAAGATAAtgacagaaggaggaggaggagggaagacagCGAGCCACGCCTCTTCATAGCCTGCGACGACAATCAAGACGCCTTGGAGAGCGCTGACAAGTCTG ACAAAGGACAAGCCTCTCTTAACCTTGGAATGGACCTCAACTTGGACTGGATGACACTGGAGGATTTTCAGAAACATTTGAACGGAGAGGATGAGATTCTCTCTGCTCCACCGCTATCTCCCA GTGAGCTGCGGGATGCAGTGAAAAGCGGGGATTACATGTCTGTGAAACTTGCACTCAATTCCAAAGAGGATTACAATCTAGACCAGGAG GCATGCACTGTTGAACAGAAGAGTTTAAGTGGCAAAGAGAAGCATTTAAATGAGGAAAAGAAGAGTTTAAGTGATAATGAAGAGATGCCTTTATGTGCAGCAGATAATCCTCACCGCAGAGGAAATCCTCACCGTGAGAGTACTCTATACAAAGGGAATCATTTACACAAGCAAGAGAATCCTTCACAAAATGAAGAGAATCCTTCAGAAAATGAAGAGAATCCTTCATGTGATGTGGTGAAGACTTTATGTGACATGGAGAGAGCTTTATGTGACATAAAGAATTGTGCTGAAGAGAGCAGTTCAAGTGACAACGAGAACAGTTCAGGTGATGAGGTAGAAGGACAAAGACTGGATTCAAACGTCCAAAGTGGGTCAGATCCTCTTCCATCTAAAGCAGAAAGCTCCTGCGATAATAATGTATCTGAGCAGTCCCTTCAAAAAACCTCACAAGCTAAAAAACCTTGCCGCAAAAAATGTGTGCCACGGAAAGGTACACGGTCAAACTTACGTTCTAGCACAAAAATGACAGTCAGCACATGTAGTACAACAAATGATGGTAAAAGAAAATGGGACAAAAAGTACTTCTGCCTGTATTGCAATGAACCACACCACAAAATTGCAAGACATTTAGAAAGGATGCACGCAGAAGAAGCAGCTGTTGCTCATGCTATCAGCTTCCCCAAACTCTCCAAAATCAGGTCTCTCTTGCTTGACCAACTCCGTAACAAAGGCAACTATCTACACAACTTGGAAGTTCTTCAAAGTGGAGATGGAGAAATTGTCACAAAGAAAAGACCCTCTTACAATGGTGTTTCTGTGCGTGACTACCTGCCCTGCCAACACTGCTTAGCTTTTTTCAACAAAATAGATTTATGGAAGCATGAGGGCTCATGTAAAGCCAGAAAAGGACAAGATGAAAagaggggaggaaaaagagtgcGGGTCCAGGCTGCGTCCTCTCGACTTCTTCCATTGCCTGTCTATTCTACTGGAGGATGTGAAGAAATAATACACAATATGAATCAAGATGACATTCAATGCCACATCAAAAATGATCCCCTGATATGTAAATATGGCAATGCACTATCTGCAAAGCATGGCCATGCCAAGTCACAGTTTACATACATTAGTTCAAAAATGAGGGAATTGGCTAGATTTGTACTTACTGTAAATGAGATGGACTGTGGTGTCCAATATCTGCATGAAGTATGTGTACCATCCAAATTCAAATTGGCCGTTCATGCTGCCAGGAAAATGAGTGGTCATGACCCTACCTCTGACAGGTACAAGACCCCATCTCTTGCTTTAAAGATTGGCTATTCCTTGAAAAGAGCTACTGAAATAGCTTTTGGGGAGAGTCGTATGACAGAGGACCGTGAGGCAGAGGAACAAGCCAAAAGGTTCATTGAGCTGCTTGAAAACAATTGGAATAACTGTTTTTCCGGTCTGTCCCTGAGTGATGTCCCTCAGTGTGATGAAGTTGATGTGACTTCACTAACTGAGGATTTGATTAAACTTCAGAAGTTTCTCAAGGTTGCAGAGGACACAGCAAAGAGAGAATTGCTCGAGAGCCCCACCAACGCTGTCTGGAAAAAGCTCAATGAAACTCTTCTTGCCGAAATAGCTCTCTTCAACAGAAAAAGGACAGGAGAGGTTGCGAAAATGCTGTTGGAAACATACACAAACAGAAAGAAATCTCCAGCTAGTGCAGACATTTTCAATAGCCTCTCGAGGCTGGAGCAGGAGCTTGGTGACGACAAACTAACCAGGGTGGAAATTGAAGGCAAAAATGGTAGAACAATGCCGGTCCTACTAACGGCGAGGATGATCTCATCTCTTGAGATCCTAATTGCAAACAGAGACAAAGTTGGTGTGTCAAAGGACAACCCATATGTCTTCGCACGGAGCCCAGATGCAGCAAGCTACGTCAGAGGGTCTGACTGTCTGAGGAAATTTGCACGTGCGTGTAATGCAAAGAATCCTGAAAGTCTGATCCATGCGACAGTGAGGAAAGAGGTTGCTATCCATTGCCAAATACTAAACTTGAATGAAAGTGAATTGGATCAGGTGGCAAAGTTATTGGGACATGACACCCAGGTCCACAAAGAGTACTACAGGCTCTCTGAAAACGCAGGACATCTAGCAGAAATCAGCAAATTGCTGCTTGCAATGGATCAGGTTCCAGTGGTAATTCCAGGGCCATCTGAGGAAAGGATTGTTTCACCTACATATG GGACATATCCAACAGGGACAGATTCTGCAAGGATATATCCTTCTGGCACATATCCCACTGGGTCATCATATCCTACAGGGACATATTCAGCGAAGTCATATACTGTAGGGTCACAGCCTTCAAGGTCATATCATGCTGGGACATATCCTTCAAAGTCTTATCCTTCAGGATCACATTCTCCGAGGTCATATTCTGCGGGGACAGATTCTGCGAGGGCATATCCTGCCGGGATAAATCCCGCTAGTTCATATCCTACTGTGACACATCCTGCAGAGACCTATCGAGTAGGTTCATATGCTTCAGGGACATACCTAGCAGAGACGCATGATGCAAGGTCATGTACTGAAAAAACACAACTTGCAAATGCATGTCCTGCAAGTCCTTATGACCTCTCATCTCCTGCTAGATCATTTTCTTCAGGGATGAATCCTGTGAGGACATATCCTGCGGTGACACAACTTTCGACGTCATATCCTGCTGCAACATATGCTGCGCAGACACTTCCAGCTCAAACATTTCCAGCACGTACAGTTATTACACCAACACTTCATGTGCAGACACTTCCTGCCCAGACTCTTCCAACACAGACACTTCCTGCCCAGACTCTTCCAACACAGACACTTCCTGTCGGGGCAGTGCCTGCGGGTGCAGTTCTTTTGGGGACAGGTTCTGTGGGGACGGGTAAGTTGGGCACAGTGTGGAAACAGAGGCCGTGGAGTGGTGCGGCTAAGGTTGCGGTGAACCGTCAGATGGGACACTTTATCTCAATGATGGAGGTTCCAGGTAAACGGGACTGTGAAGTTTGCCTGCACAATGAACCAGCTCTAAGAGACAGGACATGGAGGGACATCAAAAACTATGTGCACAACACAGTAAAATCTATAAAACGGAAGAATGGCCTTACAAGATTGGACCctacaaaacagacaaagagaggattggcaaagaaagaaaaagaaacaaTAGAGGCTATGAGTGCTAAGGACTGGGTTGGTGGAACAATGACAGTACCTGAACACTGTCAAGAGGAGGGTCTAGAGGCAGGTCCTGTGGCAACACCAAGGAAACCAAAGATATGGAGTAATGAGGCTCAGGCTGCGGTCAGGCGGCAGCTAGGAGACTTCACTAAACTGATGAAGATTCCAGGTAAAAAGGAATGTGATGCATGTATTGCAGCTGAACCAGCTCTACAAGGCAGGACATGGAAAGATGTAAAAAACTATGTGCATAACACATTAAAGACTATGTGCAGGAGGCATAGTTCAGGCAAACAAAACATGGACCATGAAAAACCAAGTCCATATACTCAGAATCCAGGGGTGCATCAGAAATCAGGGGTGTCGTTGGGACTTCCAGAAGAGCCTCCTGTTTATCTGTCCTTGTGA